One part of the Stigmatopora argus isolate UIUO_Sarg chromosome 8, RoL_Sarg_1.0, whole genome shotgun sequence genome encodes these proteins:
- the abhd17ab gene encoding alpha/beta hydrolase domain-containing protein 17A yields MNGLSISELCGLFCCPPCPSRIAAKLAFLPPEPTYAFTPELAPDSPPSQQRWNLHLTERAEFQYTQRELDNVEVTLAQSSRGNPVGIMYVRCAPDSRFTVLFSHGNAVDLGQMSSFYIGLGSRIHCNILSYDYSGYGVSGGRPSEKNLYADIDAAWHTLRTRYGASPESVILYGQSIGTVPTVDLASRHQCAAVVLHSPLASGMRVAFPQTKKTYCFDAFPNIEKVSKISSPVLVIHGTEDEVIDFSHGPALFERCPKAVEPLWVEGAGHNDIELYGQYLERLRRFIGQEIG; encoded by the exons ATGAACGGGCTTTCCATCAGCGAGCTATGCGGCTTATTCTGCTGCCCGCCGTGCCCCAGCCGCATCGCGGCCAAGCTGGCTTTCCTCCCGCCGGAGCCCACCTACGCCTTCACCCCGGAGCTCGCCCCGGACAGCCCGCCGTCGCAGCAGCGTTGGAACCTCCACCTGACGGAGCGCGCTGAATTCCAGTACACACAGAGGGAGCTGGACAACGTGGAGGTGACGCTGGCGCAATCCAGTCGGGGGAACCCCGTAGGAATCATGTACGTCCGCTGCGCACCTGATTCCAG ATTCACGGTGCTCTTCTCCCACGGCAACGCGGTGGACCTGGGCCAGATGAGCAGCTTCTACATCGGGCTGGGTTCGCGCATCCACTGCAACATCCTGTCCTACGACTACTCGGGCTACGGCGTCAGCGGCGGCCGCCCCAGCGAGAAGAACCTCTACGCCGACATCGACGCCGCCTGGCACACGCTCCGCACCAG GTATGGCGCCAGTCCCGAGAGCGTAATCCTGTACGGCCAAAGCATCGGCACGGTTCCCACGGTGGACTTGGCGTCGCGCCACCAGTGCGCCGCCGTCGTCCTCCATTCGCCGCTGGCGTCCGGCATGAGAGTGGCCTTCCCGCAAACCAAAAAGACGTACTGCTTCGACGCCTTCCCCAA CAtcgaaaaagtgtccaaaatctcGTCCCCCGTGCTGGTGATCCACGGCACCGAGGACGAGGTCATCGACTTCTCGCACGGCCCGGCGCTCTTCGAGCGCTGCCCCAAAGCCGTCGAGCCGCTGTGGGTGGAAGGCGCCGGACACAACGACATCGAACTCTACGGACAGTACTTGGAGCGGCTGCGGCGTTTCATCGGACAGGAAATCGGATGA
- the LOC144078840 gene encoding AN1-type zinc finger protein 5: protein MAQETNQTQGPMLCTMGCGFYGNPRTDGMCSVCYKEHLQRQQGGGRSSPLGDKAATSPGGMPGTVEAAVAAAESPVAPQTSAEAAARTSPDEPTCSISPGSSPVTQQMTAMSISQDSGALDSDRAEADDADEEESSNSEPAGEAAQTSDGEQTPDKNKKKNRCFSCRKKVGLTGFDCRCGNLFCAIHRYSDKHDCPYDYRSAAAARIRKENPIVVAEKIQKL, encoded by the exons ATGGCTCAAGAGACCAATCAGACCCAGGGGCCGATGCTCTGCACGATGGGATGCGGTTTCTACGGTAACCCCCGCACCGACGGCATGTGCTCGGTCTGCTATAAGGAACACCTACAGAGACAACAGGGAGGGGGGAGATCCAGCCCCCTGGGGGACAAAG CTGCCACGTCACCGGGGGGGATGCCGGGGACCGTcgaggcggcggtggcggcggcggaaaGCCCGGTGGCGCCCCAAACCAGCGCAGAGGCCGCGGCGCGGACGTCGCCCGACGAGCCAACGTGCAG CATCAGTCCCGGATCCAGTCCGGTAACCCAACAGATGACGGCCATGAGCATCTCCCAGGACTCGGGCGCCCTAGACTCGGATCGAGCCGAGGCCGACGATGCCGATGAAGAGGAATCGTCCAATTCGG AACCAGCGGGAGAAGCGGCGCAGACCTCTGACGGCGAGCAGACCCCcgacaaaaacaagaaaaagaaccGCTGCTTTTCTTGCCGAAAGAAAGTCGGCCTCACTG GTTTCGATTGCCGCTGCGGCAACCTGTTCTGTGCCATCCACCGCTACTCCGACAAACATGACTGTCCCTACGATTACcggagcgccgccgccgcccgcatCCGCAAGGAGAACCCCATCGTGGTGGCCGAGAAAATCCAAAAGTTATGA
- the plin3 gene encoding mannose-6-phosphate receptor binding protein 1: MADSEKTNPTGVALNGDQQSVVSRVSNLPLVSSACGAVCNAYTSTKDSVPMLKGVMDAAESGVRTIGAAAATGSKPLLDIIEPQLATVNEYALKGLDKMEEKLTILQQPADKVVSDTVGMVRQSVTGAKDAVVGAVMGGVEKTRAAVSGGISTVMATGVGQMVSSGVGAALSRSEDWVEQNLPLTEKELVAVAEPDANVVSPAGPSYFVRLGKLSAKVRERALQQSLVRARRARDGTRAAVAQMTSTLDLLESARAGGGQIGGAVEQLQQRWTEWSRKQAADGGEPEPIQKEVASVRDEADRVQKQPVGGPAEAEGSQGEAERLEWRALSMARGLSDQLRSASANVVTSAQGLPAAVQDQLARARRSADELQASLLDAGALTPILLERSRHHLTQVQQSLDGVTEYLLNNTPLNWLVGPFAPMITERMAAAADAQTAPSLEQKSNVS, from the exons ATGGCCGACAGCGAGAAGACCAATCCAACCGGCGTTGCCCTTAACGGCGACCAGCAG AGTGTTGTTTCCCGAGTAAGCAACTTGCCATTGGTGAGTTCAGCTTGTGGTGCCGTCTGCAACGCTTACACCAGCACCAAAGACAGCGTGCCCATGCTGAAGGGGGTGATGGATGCGGCGGAAAGCGGCGTCCGTACCATcggtgccgccgccgccacgggATCCAAGCCTCTTCTTGACATTATTGAACCACAAT TGGCGACGGTCAATGAATACGCATTGAAGGGGCTGGACAAGATGGAGGAGAAGCTGACTATTCTTCAACAGCCTGCAGATAAG GTGGTGTCAGACACGGTCGGAATGGTTCGCCAGTCGGTCACTGGCGCCAAAGACGCGGTGGTGGGGGCCGTGATGGGCGGAGTGGAGAAGACCCGGGCGGCCGTCAGCGGCGGCATCAGCACGGTGATGGCCACCGGCGTGGGCCAGATGGTGAGCAGCGGCGTGGGCGCGGCCCTCAGCCGCTCCGAGGATTGGGTGGAGCAGAACCTGCCGCTGACCGAGAAAGAGTTGG TTGCCGTGGCCGAGCCCGACGCTAACGTGGTCTCGCCGGCCGGTCCGAGCTACTTTGTGCGCCTGGGGAAGCTCTCGGCCAAAGTACGGGAGCGAGCCCTCCAGCAGTCCCTGGTCCGCGCCAGACGAGCCAGAGACGGCACGCGCGCCGCCGTGGCGCAGATGACCAGCACGCTGGACCTTCTGGAGAGCGCCCGTGCCGGCGGCGGGCAGATCGGAGGCGCCGTCGAGCAGCTGCAGCAACGCTGGACGGAGTGGAGCCGGAAGCAAGCGGCGGACGGAGGGGAGCCAGAGCCCATTCAGAAGGAAGTCGCCAGTGTTCGGGATGAAGCCGACCGGGTCCAGAAGCAACCCGTGGGCGGGCCGGCTGAAGCCGAGGGGAGCCAGGGCGAAGCGGAG CGTTTGGAGTGGCGGGCGCTCTCCATGGCACGAGGACTTAGCGATCAGCTGCGGTCGGCGAGCGCCAACGTGGTGACCAGCGCTCAGGGCCTACCGGCGGCCGTCCAGGACCAACTGGCCAGAGCCAGACGTTCCGCCGACGAGCTCCAAGCCTCTCTGCTGGACGCCGGCGCCCTCACGCCAATCCTGCTGGAGAGGAGCCGTCACCACTTGACccaa GTTCAACAGTCCTTAGATGGTGTCACCGAGTACTTGCTCAACAACACGCCGCTCAACTGGTTGGTGGGACCTTTTGCCCCGATGATTACGGAgaggatggcggcggcggcggatgcGCAGACGGCGCCGTCACTCGAGCAAAAGTCCAATGTTTCTTAA